From one Paeniglutamicibacter psychrophenolicus genomic stretch:
- a CDS encoding DUF1801 domain-containing protein, translated as MTANKTAPTPVDPHEFIAAVPHPTRRADAELLMEMMEVASGQPATMWGPTIVGFGTYHYKYESGREGDAVAIGFSPRSANLALYGLTIAPTAPALLAKLGKHKRGAGCLYVNKLADVDVEILAQLARDGYRHMMDAVHVQPQG; from the coding sequence ATGACCGCCAACAAGACCGCACCGACCCCCGTTGACCCACACGAGTTCATTGCAGCGGTGCCACACCCGACGCGGCGCGCGGACGCCGAGCTCCTGATGGAGATGATGGAAGTGGCCAGCGGCCAGCCCGCCACCATGTGGGGGCCCACGATCGTCGGCTTCGGCACCTACCACTACAAGTACGAGTCCGGCCGCGAGGGAGATGCTGTCGCCATTGGCTTTTCACCGCGCTCCGCGAACCTGGCACTCTACGGGCTGACCATTGCCCCGACGGCCCCCGCACTCCTGGCGAAACTGGGCAAGCACAAGCGCGGCGCGGGCTGCCTGTACGTGAACAAGCTCGCCGACGTCGATGTCGAGATCCTGGCCCAGCTTGCCCGTGACGGGTACCGGCACATGATGGACGCGGTCCACGTCCAGCCGCAGGGCTGA
- a CDS encoding dihydrofolate reductase family protein produces MKLTLTEFVSLDGVCQGPGSAEEDTTDGFTQGGWFVPHMDAGFIDQAAQWLAQADGLLLGRRTYEAFARDWPQITDPDDPFTALMNSLPKYVASQTLAEGSWNPTTVLSGDVAARVAQLKARPGRELQIHGSARLAGSMLAAGLIDELRLVVAPVVLGHGRRLFPEGGSPAGLRLTGSKSTGGGLAILLYENTGTPSYATYTGASDVG; encoded by the coding sequence ATGAAGCTGACACTGACCGAATTCGTGAGCCTGGACGGGGTCTGCCAGGGCCCCGGGTCCGCGGAGGAAGACACCACCGATGGATTCACGCAGGGTGGCTGGTTCGTTCCGCACATGGATGCGGGGTTCATCGACCAGGCCGCGCAATGGCTGGCGCAAGCCGACGGGCTGCTGCTGGGCCGCCGCACCTACGAGGCCTTCGCGCGGGACTGGCCGCAGATCACCGACCCGGATGACCCCTTCACGGCCCTGATGAACTCGCTGCCGAAGTACGTTGCCTCGCAGACGCTGGCCGAGGGCTCCTGGAACCCGACCACGGTCCTCTCCGGCGACGTTGCCGCCCGGGTTGCGCAGCTCAAGGCCCGACCCGGCAGGGAACTGCAGATCCACGGCAGCGCCCGGCTTGCCGGGTCGATGCTCGCCGCGGGGTTGATCGACGAGCTCCGGCTCGTGGTGGCTCCCGTCGTCCTTGGACACGGGCGGCGGCTCTTTCCCGAAGGCGGCTCACCGGCGGGATTGCGGTTGACCGGCAGCAAGTCCACCGGCGGGGGACTGGCCATCCTGCTCTATGAAAACACCGGAACCCCGAGCTATGCGACCTACACGGGCGCCTCGGACGTGGGTTGA
- the dnaB gene encoding replicative DNA helicase: MSLASTETNSDSQGSDYGRTPPQDLVAEQSVLGGMMLSKDAIADCVEVLRGLDFYRPAHEAIYEAIIDLYGRGEPADAVTVSDLLTKRGEITRIGGPAYLHTLIQSVPTAANAGFYAEIVRERAVLRRLVDAGTKIVQLGYSQDGEVDAIVNEAQAEVYKVAERRTAEDYVPLRDIIEGTVDEIESAGSRGEGVIGVPTGIFELDELTQGLHGGQMIVIAARPAVGKSTFALDFARSASIKNNLTSVFFSLEMGRNEIAMRLLSAEASIALQNLRKGTIQDEEWSKIATTMGRLNDAPLFIDDSPNMSLMEIRAKCRRLKQKHDLKLVVLDYLQLMSSGKKVESRQQEVSEFSRALKLLAKELDVPVIALSQLNRGSEQRTDKKPMISDLRESGSIEQDADMVILLHREDIYDKESARAGEADVIVAKHRNGPTKTIVVAFQGHYSRFNNMAQDGMG; the protein is encoded by the coding sequence GTGTCGCTAGCCAGCACCGAAACCAACTCCGATTCACAGGGATCGGACTATGGACGCACTCCACCACAGGACCTTGTAGCAGAGCAGAGCGTCTTGGGCGGCATGATGCTTTCCAAGGACGCCATCGCTGACTGCGTCGAGGTGCTGCGAGGCCTCGATTTCTATCGCCCGGCACACGAGGCAATTTACGAAGCCATCATCGACCTCTACGGCCGCGGCGAGCCCGCCGACGCCGTCACCGTCTCGGACCTGCTGACCAAGCGCGGCGAGATCACCCGCATTGGCGGCCCGGCTTACCTCCACACGCTCATCCAATCGGTGCCCACCGCCGCCAACGCCGGCTTCTATGCCGAAATCGTTCGCGAACGCGCGGTGCTGCGCCGGCTCGTTGACGCCGGCACCAAGATCGTGCAGCTCGGCTACTCGCAGGACGGCGAGGTCGACGCCATCGTCAACGAGGCCCAGGCCGAGGTCTACAAGGTCGCCGAACGACGCACCGCCGAAGACTACGTGCCGCTGCGCGACATCATCGAGGGCACCGTCGATGAGATCGAATCGGCCGGCAGCCGAGGCGAGGGCGTGATCGGTGTCCCCACCGGAATCTTCGAACTCGACGAGCTGACCCAAGGCCTGCACGGCGGCCAGATGATCGTTATCGCCGCCAGACCGGCCGTTGGCAAAAGTACGTTCGCATTGGATTTTGCCAGGTCAGCGTCCATTAAGAACAACCTGACCTCCGTTTTCTTCTCCCTGGAAATGGGGCGCAACGAAATCGCCATGCGCCTGCTGTCGGCCGAGGCGAGCATTGCGCTGCAGAACCTGCGTAAGGGCACGATCCAGGACGAAGAATGGTCGAAGATCGCCACCACGATGGGCAGGCTCAACGATGCCCCGCTGTTCATCGATGATTCGCCGAACATGTCGCTGATGGAAATCCGCGCCAAGTGCCGACGGCTCAAGCAGAAGCACGACCTCAAGCTAGTGGTCCTCGACTACCTTCAGTTGATGAGCTCCGGCAAGAAGGTCGAATCCCGCCAGCAGGAAGTCTCCGAGTTCTCTCGTGCGCTGAAGCTGCTGGCCAAGGAACTCGACGTTCCGGTCATCGCCCTGTCGCAGCTGAACCGTGGTTCGGAGCAGCGTACCGACAAGAAGCCGATGATCTCCGACCTTCGCGAATCCGGATCCATTGAGCAGGATGCTGACATGGTCATCCTCCTGCACCGTGAAGACATCTACGACAAGGAATCGGCACGTGCCGGCGAGGCCGACGTGATCGTGGCCAAGCACCGTAACGGTCCCACCAAGACCATCGTTGTCGCGTTCCAGGGCCACTACTCGCGCTTCAACAACATGGCGCAGGATGGCATGGGATAG
- a CDS encoding single-stranded DNA-binding protein — protein MAGETVITVIGNLTADPELRFTPSGSAVANFTIASTPRTFDRQTNEWKDGDTLFLRASVWREAAENVAETLTKGMRVIAQGRLKSRSYETKEGEKRNVTELEVDEIGPSLRYASAKVTRTQRSGGGGGGFGGQQQNAGANAGGFGGGNPGGGGGFGGGNAGGNTGGGWNAPAADPWGAPAGGNNGGWGNPGSDEPPF, from the coding sequence ATGGCAGGCGAGACAGTCATTACGGTTATTGGTAATTTGACCGCTGACCCGGAACTGCGTTTCACCCCGTCAGGATCGGCCGTGGCGAACTTCACCATTGCATCGACCCCGCGAACCTTCGACCGCCAGACCAATGAATGGAAGGACGGCGACACGCTGTTCCTCCGTGCGTCGGTGTGGCGTGAGGCAGCCGAAAACGTCGCTGAGACGTTGACCAAGGGCATGCGCGTCATCGCCCAGGGCCGCCTCAAGTCGCGTTCCTACGAAACCAAGGAAGGCGAAAAGCGTAACGTCACCGAGCTTGAGGTCGATGAAATCGGCCCGTCGCTGCGTTACGCCTCCGCAAAGGTCACCCGTACCCAGCGCTCCGGCGGTGGCGGTGGCGGCTTTGGTGGTCAACAGCAGAACGCCGGCGCAAATGCCGGTGGATTCGGCGGCGGCAACCCAGGCGGCGGCGGTGGATTCGGTGGCGGCAACGCCGGCGGAAACACCGGTGGCGGCTGGAATGCACCCGCGGCCGATCCTTGGGGAGCTCCTGCCGGAGGAAACAACGGCGGATGGGGCAACCCGGGTTCCGACGAACCACCTTTCTAA
- the rplI gene encoding 50S ribosomal protein L9 — protein MAKLILTHEVTGLGAAGDIVEVKTGYARNYLLPRAFAITWSKGGEKQVESIKAARAARAVASLEEAQALAASISAKPVKLTVKAGATGRLFGTVKTEDIAKAVAAAGLGSIDKRNIEINDHIKSTGNYSATVRLHTDVSATVALQVVAAKK, from the coding sequence ATGGCAAAGCTCATTCTGACCCACGAAGTTACCGGCCTTGGTGCCGCAGGCGACATCGTTGAGGTGAAGACCGGTTACGCACGTAACTACCTTCTCCCGCGCGCCTTCGCCATCACCTGGAGCAAGGGCGGTGAGAAGCAGGTTGAGTCGATCAAGGCCGCCCGTGCTGCTCGCGCTGTTGCTTCCCTGGAAGAAGCACAGGCACTTGCCGCTTCGATCTCGGCCAAGCCGGTCAAGCTGACCGTCAAGGCCGGCGCTACCGGTCGCCTCTTCGGCACCGTGAAGACCGAGGACATTGCCAAGGCTGTTGCAGCCGCTGGCTTGGGCTCGATCGACAAGCGCAACATCGAAATCAACGATCACATCAAGTCGACGGGTAACTACTCGGCGACCGTGCGTCTGCACACCGATGTCTCCGCGACCGTTGCACTGCAGGTTGTTGCCGCCAAGAAGTAA
- the rpsF gene encoding 30S ribosomal protein S6 — protein MRAYELMVLIDPEVDERTVEPTLGKFLDVVRNDGGTIENVDIWGRRRLAYDIQKKNEAIYAVVNFTATPATSAELDRQLSLNETIMRTKITRPEEAKVVAE, from the coding sequence ATGCGTGCTTATGAATTGATGGTGCTGATCGACCCCGAGGTCGACGAGCGAACCGTTGAACCAACCCTCGGTAAGTTCCTGGACGTTGTCCGTAACGATGGTGGAACCATCGAGAACGTTGACATCTGGGGCCGTCGCCGCCTGGCCTACGACATTCAGAAGAAGAATGAGGCCATTTACGCGGTAGTTAACTTCACCGCTACCCCCGCTACTTCCGCAGAGCTTGACCGCCAGCTGAGCCTCAATGAGACCATCATGCGCACCAAGATCACCCGCCCGGAAGAGGCAAAGGTCGTTGCAGAGTAA
- a CDS encoding flavin reductase family protein encodes MTLTSDLTPDTLRNVFAQHPSGIAALCSIVDGQPQGIVASSFTVGVSMDPPLVMFAVQNTSKTWPLVRTSGRIGVSVLSEKNEGVCRQIASKSGDRFAGLRLDSTDEGALFLHDATLWLDCSIEQEIPAGDHHVVLLRVHGHQTHDETNPPLVFHGSAFRRLEAEQLVS; translated from the coding sequence ATGACACTCACCTCTGACCTCACACCCGATACCCTGCGCAACGTCTTTGCCCAGCACCCATCCGGCATCGCCGCACTCTGCTCCATCGTCGACGGACAGCCGCAGGGAATTGTGGCCTCGTCCTTCACAGTCGGTGTGTCCATGGATCCGCCGCTGGTGATGTTCGCGGTCCAGAACACTTCCAAGACCTGGCCGTTGGTACGCACCAGCGGGCGCATCGGTGTTTCGGTGCTCAGCGAAAAGAACGAGGGCGTGTGCCGACAGATCGCATCCAAGTCCGGGGACCGCTTTGCCGGGCTTCGCCTGGACTCGACCGACGAGGGCGCGCTGTTCCTGCATGACGCCACCTTGTGGCTCGACTGCTCGATCGAGCAGGAGATCCCGGCCGGGGACCACCACGTGGTGCTCCTGCGCGTGCACGGCCACCAGACGCACGACGAGACCAATCCTCCGCTCGTGTTCCACGGCTCCGCCTTCCGCCGCCTGGAGGCAGAGCAGCTGGTCTCCTGA
- a CDS encoding GNAT family N-acetyltransferase: MGGEAENHGDERREGLGTKPVLVGERVILRPFTEADIVAMGPILADPEVLKLTGSVHSTRDAESADPRLDAATRTWYEGLAARNDRLDLAVVDAAGGHCVGEVVLNNLDAENRSCGFRILLGPAGRNRSLGSEATALLLEHAFSNTTLHRIALEVYDFNPRARHVYERAGFSLEGTARAALLFDGQFIDAHVFSILATDPRPGPAARS, from the coding sequence ATGGGCGGGGAGGCGGAGAACCACGGGGATGAGCGCCGGGAGGGACTTGGAACCAAGCCCGTCCTGGTGGGGGAGCGGGTCATCCTGCGCCCCTTCACCGAGGCGGACATCGTGGCCATGGGCCCGATCCTTGCCGACCCCGAGGTCTTGAAGCTGACCGGGTCGGTGCATTCGACCCGGGACGCCGAGTCGGCCGACCCGCGCCTCGACGCCGCCACCAGAACATGGTACGAGGGGCTCGCCGCGCGCAACGACAGGCTCGACCTGGCCGTGGTGGACGCCGCCGGCGGGCACTGCGTGGGCGAGGTGGTGCTCAACAACCTGGATGCGGAAAACCGCTCGTGCGGCTTCCGGATCCTGCTCGGGCCCGCCGGCCGGAACCGGTCACTGGGCTCGGAGGCGACCGCGCTGCTGCTGGAGCATGCCTTCAGCAATACGACGCTGCACCGCATTGCCCTGGAGGTCTACGACTTCAACCCGCGCGCCCGGCACGTCTACGAGCGCGCCGGATTCAGCCTGGAGGGCACGGCGCGGGCAGCGCTGCTCTTTGACGGGCAGTTCATCGATGCACACGTGTTCTCCATCCTGGCCACGGACCCCCGCCCGGGCCCCGCTGCCCGTTCCTGA
- a CDS encoding M18 family aminopeptidase: MSSAAIEHINDLSAFVAASPSSFHAAAEAARRLDAAGFTALSEADAWEPVPGGHYVIRDGAIIAWVRPASAGATTGFHILGSHTDSPSFKLKPKPTTGAHGWLQAGVEVYGGPLLNSWLDRELVLAGRLVLRDGTEVLARTAPMLRFPQLAIHLDRAVNEGLALDKQQHMNPVWGIGDPAESDVLAVLAASAGVDAADIGGYDVVVADAQEGQVFGGANEFFACGRLDNLSSMHASLLALIAHAATGGGEHIAVLAAFDHEEIGSASRSGACGPLLQDVLERIGHTLGATGEDRNRAYADSFCLSADAGHSVHPNYPGRHDPANRPLLGAGPLLKINANQRYATDAVGAALFARLCAQADVPYQEFVSNNQMPCGSTIGPLTATRLGIRTVDVGIPLLSMHSARELCGVEDPLRLAKISAAFFAA, translated from the coding sequence ATGTCCAGCGCAGCCATCGAGCACATCAACGACCTCTCCGCCTTCGTCGCGGCCTCGCCCTCCTCCTTCCACGCCGCCGCGGAGGCCGCCCGCCGGCTGGACGCGGCCGGGTTCACGGCCCTTTCCGAGGCCGACGCCTGGGAGCCTGTCCCCGGAGGGCACTACGTCATCCGCGACGGGGCGATCATCGCCTGGGTCCGGCCCGCATCCGCCGGCGCCACCACCGGCTTCCACATCCTGGGCTCGCACACCGATTCACCCTCCTTCAAACTCAAGCCAAAGCCCACCACCGGCGCGCACGGCTGGCTGCAGGCAGGCGTCGAGGTCTACGGCGGCCCGCTGCTGAACTCCTGGCTGGACCGCGAGCTGGTGCTCGCCGGGCGCCTGGTGCTGCGTGACGGCACCGAAGTGCTGGCGCGCACCGCCCCGATGCTGCGCTTCCCGCAGCTGGCCATCCACCTGGACCGCGCGGTGAACGAGGGCCTGGCCCTGGACAAGCAGCAGCACATGAACCCGGTGTGGGGGATCGGGGACCCGGCCGAATCCGACGTGCTGGCCGTGCTGGCCGCATCCGCCGGAGTGGATGCGGCCGACATCGGCGGCTACGACGTGGTGGTGGCCGACGCGCAGGAAGGGCAGGTCTTCGGCGGAGCCAACGAATTCTTCGCCTGCGGCCGGCTGGACAACCTCTCCTCGATGCACGCCTCGCTTCTCGCGCTTATCGCCCACGCGGCCACCGGCGGCGGGGAGCACATCGCGGTGCTGGCCGCCTTCGACCACGAGGAGATCGGCTCGGCCTCCCGCTCCGGGGCCTGCGGCCCCCTGCTGCAGGACGTGCTCGAGCGCATCGGGCACACCCTGGGCGCCACGGGCGAGGACCGCAACCGCGCCTACGCGGATTCGTTCTGCCTCTCCGCGGACGCCGGGCACTCGGTGCACCCCAACTATCCCGGGCGCCACGACCCGGCCAACCGCCCGCTGCTGGGAGCCGGCCCGCTGCTGAAGATCAACGCCAACCAGCGCTATGCCACCGACGCGGTGGGCGCGGCGCTCTTTGCCCGGCTCTGCGCGCAGGCGGATGTCCCGTACCAGGAGTTCGTCTCCAACAACCAGATGCCTTGCGGTTCGACCATCGGCCCGCTGACCGCCACCCGGCTGGGCATCCGCACCGTGGACGTGGGCATCCCGCTGCTTTCCATGCACTCGGCCCGCGAGCTGTGCGGCGTGGAAGACCCGCTGCGCCTGGCCAAGATCTCCGCCGCGTTCTTCGCCGCCTGA
- a CDS encoding response regulator, whose translation MPETTDQTTARIGVLLVDDQPLLRMGFRLILEGEEDLAVLGEASDGAEGVALAAALKPDVVLMDVRMPVMDGIEATGRIVREHPEAKVIILTTFDLDEYAFAGLQAGASAFLLKDVAPEELVNAVRLVASGDAVVAPRVTARLLETYVRNGGAGKAAAPTPERDPLLGDLTPRELEVLGAMAEGLSNAEIAHRFFLSEATVKTHVRRILTKLHLRDRVQAVVYAYETGLVVPSQGLDY comes from the coding sequence ATGCCCGAAACCACCGACCAAACCACCGCGCGCATCGGGGTGCTGCTGGTCGACGACCAGCCGCTGCTGCGCATGGGATTCCGCCTCATCCTCGAGGGCGAGGAGGACCTGGCGGTCCTCGGCGAAGCCTCCGACGGGGCCGAGGGGGTGGCCCTGGCCGCCGCGCTGAAGCCCGACGTGGTGCTCATGGACGTGCGCATGCCGGTCATGGACGGCATCGAGGCCACCGGACGCATCGTGCGCGAACACCCGGAGGCGAAGGTCATCATCCTGACCACCTTCGACCTGGACGAGTACGCCTTCGCCGGGCTGCAGGCCGGGGCCAGCGCCTTCCTGCTCAAGGACGTCGCGCCCGAGGAACTTGTCAATGCGGTGCGTCTGGTGGCCTCCGGGGATGCGGTCGTCGCCCCGCGGGTGACGGCCAGGCTGCTGGAGACCTATGTGCGCAACGGCGGGGCCGGGAAGGCCGCGGCACCTACCCCCGAACGCGACCCGCTGCTGGGGGATTTGACCCCGCGCGAGCTCGAGGTGCTCGGGGCCATGGCCGAGGGGCTGTCCAACGCGGAAATCGCGCACCGCTTCTTCCTCTCCGAGGCCACCGTGAAGACCCACGTGCGCCGGATCCTGACCAAGCTGCACCTGCGCGACCGCGTGCAGGCAGTGGTCTACGCGTACGAAACCGGGTTGGTCGTCCCCAGCCAGGGGCTGGACTACTAA
- a CDS encoding acyltransferase family protein: MIAEQSTPRRFLPEVQSLRAVAVLLVLAYHLEPRLVPGGFIGVDVFFAISGFLITGHLLREVRRTGRIDLPGFWAARVRRILPAAFAVILAVLAATLVLLPATAWKDVGAAALASAFSVENWLLAASSVDYLAAEEAPTALQHFWSLGVEEQFYLFWPLLVLLAVWLGNRWVKGGLRRPVGRREAAAGLPRTALLLVLGTVVFASLAYSMVLVAAGNPAAYFVTGARVWELAAGGLLALVLAPPGPGTQPPRARWFEARRARTALAWAGFGTIGIAAFGYGAATAFPGVSAVLPVAGTLAVILAGETRGALAPQKLLEARPVQWVGDISYSLYLWHWPALTFFLHLAGREPGPAQSIGLLVLSLLLAAASHRWIETPARTLAPLAASKWRALGAGAVAVALVAALALAPGTLADRQIAAQERAAATLLAAPPPGFGAASIASGAPAYLQGVKQIVPVPAEAELDLPDLGDCVQKPQSPSTRECSRGAKDGALTIALVGDSHATHWYRALEATAKRHGWTLLTYLKNSCPFSATKRVAETDGSISCHRANEDTLERILERGDVDAVVTSHWAGSAFEKGAAEGFAKYWGKLEDAGIKVYPIIDTPRPGTRNYARDCVAEHPADLVSCGAPAARAFETGDTTRTAAALEQRVDVLDFSDQFCTDGFCPAVIGNVLVYRDKHHVSDTYMRTLAPVFDARLGALMRADGFG, encoded by the coding sequence ATGATCGCCGAGCAAAGCACGCCACGCCGTTTCCTGCCCGAGGTCCAATCCCTGCGCGCCGTGGCGGTGCTGCTGGTTCTCGCCTACCACCTCGAGCCGCGGCTGGTGCCCGGCGGGTTCATCGGGGTCGACGTGTTCTTCGCGATCTCCGGCTTCCTGATCACCGGGCACCTGCTGCGCGAGGTGCGCCGCACCGGGCGCATCGACCTGCCCGGGTTCTGGGCCGCACGGGTGCGGCGGATCCTGCCCGCCGCGTTCGCGGTGATCCTGGCGGTGCTGGCCGCCACGCTGGTGCTGCTGCCGGCCACGGCGTGGAAGGACGTGGGCGCCGCGGCGCTGGCCTCGGCGTTCTCGGTGGAGAACTGGCTGCTGGCAGCAAGCTCAGTGGACTACCTGGCCGCCGAGGAGGCACCCACCGCGCTGCAGCACTTCTGGTCCCTGGGGGTCGAGGAGCAGTTCTACCTCTTCTGGCCGCTGCTGGTGCTGCTGGCCGTGTGGCTCGGAAACCGGTGGGTGAAGGGAGGATTGCGCCGCCCGGTGGGCAGGAGGGAAGCGGCCGCCGGGTTGCCCCGCACCGCGCTGCTGCTGGTCCTCGGGACCGTCGTCTTCGCTTCCCTGGCCTACTCGATGGTGCTGGTTGCCGCGGGGAACCCCGCGGCCTACTTCGTGACCGGCGCCCGGGTCTGGGAACTTGCCGCGGGAGGGTTGCTGGCGCTGGTCCTCGCCCCGCCCGGGCCCGGAACCCAGCCACCGCGCGCCCGCTGGTTCGAGGCCCGCCGGGCCCGCACCGCGCTGGCCTGGGCCGGATTCGGGACCATCGGGATCGCGGCCTTCGGCTACGGGGCTGCCACCGCGTTCCCGGGAGTTTCCGCGGTCCTGCCGGTGGCTGGAACCCTTGCCGTGATCCTGGCCGGTGAAACCCGCGGCGCCCTGGCCCCGCAGAAACTTCTCGAGGCCCGGCCCGTGCAATGGGTCGGTGACATTTCCTATTCGCTGTACCTGTGGCACTGGCCGGCGCTCACCTTCTTCCTCCACCTGGCCGGACGGGAGCCCGGACCCGCCCAGAGCATCGGGCTGCTGGTGCTCTCGCTGCTGCTCGCCGCGGCCTCCCACCGCTGGATCGAAACCCCGGCACGCACCCTGGCCCCGCTTGCCGCCTCGAAATGGCGGGCGCTGGGTGCCGGAGCGGTCGCGGTCGCGCTGGTCGCCGCGCTGGCCCTGGCACCCGGGACCCTGGCCGACCGCCAGATCGCCGCACAGGAGCGTGCGGCCGCCACGTTGCTTGCAGCCCCGCCTCCGGGCTTCGGCGCCGCGTCGATTGCCTCCGGCGCGCCCGCCTACCTGCAGGGCGTGAAGCAGATCGTTCCGGTGCCCGCCGAGGCCGAGCTCGACCTGCCCGACCTGGGCGATTGCGTCCAGAAACCGCAGTCGCCGAGCACCCGGGAATGCTCCAGGGGAGCGAAAGACGGTGCCCTGACCATTGCCCTGGTCGGCGACTCGCACGCCACGCACTGGTACCGGGCCCTGGAGGCCACCGCCAAGCGGCACGGGTGGACACTGCTGACCTACCTGAAAAACTCCTGCCCGTTTTCCGCCACCAAGCGCGTCGCCGAGACCGACGGCAGCATCTCCTGCCACCGGGCCAACGAGGACACGCTGGAGCGCATCCTGGAACGCGGGGATGTGGACGCGGTGGTGACCAGCCACTGGGCTGGTTCCGCCTTCGAAAAGGGGGCAGCCGAGGGCTTCGCCAAATACTGGGGCAAGCTCGAGGACGCCGGCATCAAGGTCTACCCGATCATCGACACCCCGCGCCCCGGGACCAGGAACTATGCGCGGGATTGCGTGGCGGAGCACCCGGCGGACCTGGTGTCCTGCGGGGCGCCTGCGGCCAGGGCCTTTGAGACCGGCGACACCACCCGAACCGCTGCAGCACTCGAGCAACGCGTCGACGTGCTGGATTTCTCCGACCAGTTCTGCACGGATGGATTCTGCCCGGCGGTGATCGGCAACGTGCTGGTATATCGGGACAAGCACCACGTCTCGGACACCTACATGCGCACGCTCGCCCCGGTCTTCGACGCCCGGCTCGGCGCGTTGATGCGTGCGGATGGATTTGGCTGA
- the rpsR gene encoding 30S ribosomal protein S18 codes for MAKAELRKPKPKSNPLKAADITVIDYKDVALLRKFISDRGKIRARRVTGVSVQEQRKIAQAIKNAREVALLPYSGAGRG; via the coding sequence ATGGCTAAGGCTGAACTCCGTAAGCCCAAACCAAAGTCCAACCCCTTGAAGGCCGCTGACATCACTGTCATCGACTACAAGGACGTAGCATTGCTGCGCAAGTTCATTTCCGATCGCGGAAAGATCCGTGCCCGTCGCGTTACCGGTGTTTCCGTACAGGAACAGCGCAAGATCGCACAGGCCATCAAGAACGCGCGTGAAGTGGCATTGCTGCCTTACTCCGGCGCTGGCCGCGGCTAA
- a CDS encoding SRPBCC family protein → MEFTQELTVSLPRQRFIELFDDPENLKEWQKGLISFEGVTGTPGEPGATSRLTYRQGRGTMEMIETVTRRDLPEAFDGTYDAKGVHNVCRNEFHDLDGSATRWVAHNVFEFTGFMRVVALLFGPMFKKQSLKMMTAFKEFAEARA, encoded by the coding sequence ATGGAATTCACCCAGGAACTCACCGTCAGCCTGCCTCGCCAGCGCTTCATCGAGCTCTTCGATGATCCGGAAAACCTCAAGGAGTGGCAGAAGGGCCTGATCTCCTTCGAAGGCGTCACCGGCACGCCCGGGGAGCCCGGCGCGACCTCGCGTCTGACGTACCGGCAGGGGCGCGGCACCATGGAGATGATTGAGACCGTGACCAGGCGCGACCTGCCCGAGGCTTTCGACGGCACCTACGACGCCAAGGGCGTGCACAATGTTTGCCGGAACGAATTCCATGACCTCGACGGGAGCGCCACGCGCTGGGTGGCCCACAATGTCTTTGAGTTCACCGGCTTCATGCGGGTCGTCGCGTTGCTGTTCGGCCCCATGTTCAAGAAGCAGAGCCTCAAGATGATGACGGCCTTCAAGGAGTTCGCCGAGGCCCGCGCCTAG